A window of Hevea brasiliensis isolate MT/VB/25A 57/8 chromosome 14, ASM3005281v1, whole genome shotgun sequence contains these coding sequences:
- the LOC110650525 gene encoding aladin, translated as MPSFPQPGSVTICEINRDLITADSLSDDRAKETYGKILGMVFSPIPFQADQLASTSAEQETQEEGRPNGENTERNSLLKELHSFAIDSIRRVFHPNYVNMLPEVDFKGLSWHQHKHIIAFISGPNQVVLRDYEDSEGKDACVLTCDSQRDIKVLEWRPNGGKSLSVACKGGICIWAASYPGNVASVRSGAASYLGTLSRGAGTRWTLVDFLRSHKDEQISALSWSPDGRYLASASYESSSFTIWDVAQGLGTPIRRGLGCISMLKWSPTGDYFFAAKLDGTFYLWETNTWTSETWSSTSGFVTGATWDPDGRMILIAFSGSATLGSIHFASKPPSLDAHLLPVDLPEIMSLTGSHGIEKIAWDASGERLAVSYKGGDDVYRGLISIYDARRTPLISASLIGFIRGPGENPKPISFSFHDKFKQGPLLSVCWSSGFCCTYPLIFHSHSLS; from the exons ATGCCTTCGTTTCCACAGCCTGGTTCAGTGACTATCTGTGAAATCAACCGAGATCTAA TCACAGCTGATAGCCTCTCAGACGATCGAGCCAAGGAAACTTATGGAAAAATTTTG GGAATGGTGTTCAGCCCTATTCCATTTCAAGCGGATCAACTGGCAAGCACTAGTGCGGAGCAGGAAACACAAGAGGAAGGAAGACCCAATGGAGAGAATACTGAGAGGAATAGTTTGTTGAAAGAATTGCACAGTTTTGCTATTGATTCTATCAGACGCGTTTTTCATCCCAATTAT GTAAACATGTTGCCAGAGGTTGATTTTAAAGGGTTGAGCTGGCACCAACATAAACATATTATTGCATTTATCTCTGGTCCAAATCAGGTTGTACTTCGTGATTATGAAGATTCAG AAGGGAAGGATGCATGTGTCTTGACCTGTGATTCCCAAAGAGATATTAAAGTTCTTGAATGGAGGCCAAATGGTGGAAAGTCACTTTCTGTAGCATGCAA GGGTGGAATCTGCATCTGGGCAGCATCTTATCCTGGAAATGTTGCATCTGTGAGATCTGGTGCTGCTTCATACTTGGGTACTCTTTCTAGAGGTGCTGGAACTCGATGGACTCTCGTGGATTTTCTTCGAAGTCATAAGGATGAACAAATAAGTGCACTTTCTTGGAGTCCTGATGGAAG ATACTTGGCATCTGCTTCATATGAAAGTTCGTCATTCACCATATGGGATGTTGCACAAG GATTGGGAACACCAATTCGACGGGGTTTAGGATGTATATCAATGCTCAAATGGTCACCTACTGGTGATTACTTTTTTGCTGCAAAATT AGATGGAACATTTTATCTTTGGGAGACAAACACATGGACATCTGAAACCTGGTCTTCAACTAGTGGGTTTGTAACG GGAGCAACATGGGATCCAGATGGGCGTATGATACTGATTGCTTTCTCTGGTTCTGCAACATTGGGATCTATTCACTTTGCATCAAAGCCTCCATCTTTAG ATGCGCACTTATTACCAGTTGATTTGCCAGAGATAATGTCCTTGACTGGAAG TCATGGAATTGAGAAGATAGCTTGGGATGCTTCGGGAGAAAGATTAGCAGTATCTTATAAGGGAGGGGATGATGTCTACAGGGGTCTCATTTCCATATATGATGCTAGAAGGACTCCTCTGATATCTGCATCATTGAT TGGGTTTATAAGAGGGCCTGGAGAGAATCCGAAgccaatttcattttcatttcATGACAAGTTCAAACAGGGACCATTGCTTTCTGTT TGTTGGAGCAGTGGGTTTTGCTGTACCTACCCTCTTATATTTCATTCTCACAGTCTTTCCTAG